Proteins encoded in a region of the Zea mays cultivar B73 chromosome 4, Zm-B73-REFERENCE-NAM-5.0, whole genome shotgun sequence genome:
- the LOC100383886 gene encoding uncharacterized protein LOC100383886 — MMAQACKKRRGVYISTELGGSDTDSDVEGSKPSKKSGVTSISTCEHQSSYNLKAASMKSSRMIRLCGNIVRKLIDHKGGWLFKDPVDPDLYKIPDYFDVIRNPMDLGTVKNKLTKKKYVSIEEFAADVRLTFSNAMKYNPPGNDVHAFARELNEIFDSEWESVERKFRGRNLVQEQKTKAIKVRAIVDSKSTVARGQVACSNPKSLAARGPVPCSNSFAKKTLTDALSSKVKIKFSVRSSAHTSSKDIPVQTAGVKEGSLNHSFPTGNKEAYLNCTFPFAKENAKISSTRETERSSGSTGNDSWSCNDISTSPIASSVQGEESYLCDEPLSPSRALRAAMLRSRFAGTIVKAQQKALLDHGKNIDPVKLQLEKERLEKRQQEEKARIEAQVKAAEAAAQQKFEEEMRVKREQEREAARLAVRMMKKTVDIDNSDFLKELENFSKTWQSNPPGKLIVDFIDGDLPPGLGSPLERLGLFMKNDLEDEVEQEVEDSASPSMDVDMRKDLAGHEMQDSISPVKVIGTKDDFQGADINTRKDFQEDAAGHEMQDCISAVKVIGTKDDFQGAVGHEMANSLSPSTFVDTKKYSEGTEHEMVDSISPLMDPNTEEGEISC, encoded by the exons ATGATGGCACAAGCCTGTAAGAAGAGGAGAGGAGTTTATATAAGCACTGAATTGGGAGGCTCTGATACAGATTCTGATGTTGAGGGAAGCAAACCCTCTAAAAAATCTGGGGTGACATCAATTTCTACATGCGAGCATCAGTCATCTTATAATCTCAAGGCTGCAAGTATGAAAAGTAGCAGGATGATAAGGCTGTGTGGAAATATTGTAAGGAAGCTCATCGATCACAAAGGTGGTTGGCTTTTCAAAGATCCTGTTGATCCAGATCTATATAAGATTCCTGACTACTTTGATGTTATCCGCAACCCAATGGATTTGGGTACTGTTAAGAATAAACTCACAAAAAAGAAGTATGTAAGCATTGAGGAGTTCGCAGCAGATGTGAGGCTAACATTTTCAAATGCTATGAAGTATAATCCTCCAGGCAATGATGTACATGCTTTCGCTAGAGAATTGAATGAAATATTTGACTCAGAATGGGAATCAGTAGAAAGGAAATTTAGAGGCCGAAACCTTGTTCAAGAGCAGAAGACAAAGGCCATAAAAGTTCGAGCTATCGTGGATTCGAAGTCTACAGTTGCTAGAGGGCAGGTTGCCTGCTCAAATCCTAAATCTTTGGCTGCAAGAGGGCCAGTACCTTGCTCAAATTCGTTTGCAAAGAAGACACTGACAGATGCATTATCCTCCAAA GTAAAAATCAAATTTTCCGTGCGCAGCTCTGCACATACCTCTTCCAAAG ATATACCTGTTCAAACAGCTGGTGTCAAAGAGGGGTCATTAAACCACTCTTTTCCTACCGGCAACAAAGAGGCATATTTaaattgcacttttccttttgctaAG GAGAATGCTAAAATTTCAAGTACACGAGAAACTGAGCGCAGCTCTGGTTCAACTG gaaatgatTCATGGTCTTGCAATGACATTTCTACTTCGCCTATCGCCTCCTCTGTACAAG GTGAGGAAAGTTACCTTTGTGATGAACCTTTATCACCAAGCAGGGCTCTTCGTGCAGCAATGCTCAGGAGTCGTTTTGCTGGGACTATAGTGAAGGCTCAACAGAAGGCACTTCTGGATCAT GGGAAGAATATAGACCCTGTGAAATTGCAATTGGAAAAGGAGAGGCTGGAAAAGAGGCAGCAAGAAG AGAAAGCAAGGATTGAGGCTCAGGTGAAGGCTGCTGAAGCAGCTGCACAACAAAAGTTTGAGGAAGAAATGAGGGTGAAGCGAGAGCAGGAAAGGGAAGCAGCACGGCTGGCAGTACGCATG ATGAAGAAGACTGTTGATATTGACAACAGTGACTTCCTAAAGGAGCTGGAGAACTTCAGCAAAACGTGGCAGTCGAATCCACCTGGCAAATTAATCGTGGATTTTATTGATGGGGACTTGCCACCGGGGTTAGGGAGCCCTCTGGAGAGGCTTGGCCTGTTCATGAAGAACGATCTCGAGGATGAGGTGGAACAGGAAGTCGAGGACAGCGCATCACCCTCGATGGACGTTGACATGAGGAAAGATTTAGCAGGGCATGAAATGCAAGACAGCATATCACCCGTGAAGGTCATTGGCACGAAGGATGACTTCCAGGGAGCGGACATTAACACGAGGAAAGATTTCCAGGAAGACGCAGCAGGGCATGAAATGCAAGACTGCATATCAGCCGTGAAGGTTATTGGCACGAAGGATGACTTCCAGGGAGCTGTAGGGCATGAAATGGCGAACAGCCTATCACCATCCACTTTCGTTGACACAAAGAAATATTCCGAAGGGACAGAACATGAGATGGTGGATAGCATATCGCCTTTGATGGATCCTAACACCGAGGAAGGGGAGATCAGCTGCTGA